One genomic region from Streptomyces sp. NBC_01431 encodes:
- a CDS encoding 50S ribosomal protein L25/general stress protein Ctc, whose amino-acid sequence MSEVKLAADVRSSFGKGAARSIRRENKVPGVIYGHGTEPVHVTLPGHDLLLALRTPNVLLSLDLDGKTELAIPKAVQRDAIKGYLVHVDLLLVKKGEKVTVEVAVETEGDLAPGSFLVENVLNTLSVETEATHIPTSVTVSIAGLEAGAAILAKDIALPSGTTLATDPEAVVIQILAAQAEEPAADAEAEGAEA is encoded by the coding sequence ATGTCCGAGGTCAAGCTCGCCGCCGACGTCCGTTCCAGCTTCGGCAAGGGCGCCGCCCGCAGCATCCGCCGTGAGAACAAGGTTCCCGGTGTCATCTACGGTCACGGCACCGAGCCGGTCCACGTGACCCTGCCGGGCCACGACCTGCTGCTCGCGCTGCGTACGCCGAACGTCCTGCTGTCCCTGGACCTCGACGGCAAGACCGAGCTGGCGATCCCGAAGGCCGTCCAGCGTGACGCCATCAAGGGCTACCTGGTCCACGTCGACCTGCTGCTCGTCAAGAAGGGCGAGAAGGTCACCGTCGAGGTCGCCGTGGAGACCGAGGGCGACCTGGCCCCGGGCAGCTTCCTGGTCGAGAACGTGCTGAACACGCTCTCCGTCGAGACCGAGGCCACCCACATCCCGACCTCCGTCACCGTCTCCATCGCGGGCCTTGAGGCCGGCGCCGCGATCCTCGCGAAGGACATCGCGCTGCCGTCCGGCACCACCCTGGCCACCGACCCCGAGGCCGTCGTCATCCAGATCCTGGCCGCGCAGGCCGAGGAGCCGGCTGCCGACGCCGAGGCCGAGGGCGCCGAGGCCTGA
- a CDS encoding serine hydrolase: protein MNSQARGRITAAFTDAGTTGALHAIDIDTGAALSLAADTPVSTASVHKLCLIATLYREAAAGRLDPTTPVDIPAAGRAPGPTGLAVMRDAARLSLRDLASLAVAVSDNAAADLLWAHLGLDTVNATMAALGLRRTIAVHNQADLYAAMVADTGDTGPAALVEPAAVARLSVLDPARTNRSTPKEIATLLSAIWRDEVCAGPWGEELRAVLGVQTWSHRLASGFPYDDVRVSGKTGTLPTLRHEAAVVEYPDGGRYAIAVFTRAASTAATLPAADAAVGRAARIAVDALRSRSGTA from the coding sequence GTGAACAGCCAGGCACGCGGCCGCATCACCGCCGCCTTCACCGACGCCGGAACCACCGGAGCGCTGCACGCCATCGACATCGACACCGGCGCCGCCCTCTCCCTCGCCGCCGACACCCCCGTCTCCACCGCCAGCGTCCACAAGCTGTGCCTCATCGCCACCCTCTACCGCGAAGCCGCCGCCGGACGCCTCGACCCCACCACCCCCGTCGACATCCCCGCAGCCGGCCGCGCACCCGGACCCACCGGCCTCGCCGTCATGCGCGACGCCGCCCGGCTCTCCCTGCGCGACCTCGCCTCCCTCGCCGTCGCCGTCAGCGACAACGCCGCCGCCGACCTCCTCTGGGCCCACCTCGGCCTCGACACCGTCAACGCCACCATGGCCGCCCTCGGACTGCGCCGCACCATCGCCGTCCACAACCAGGCCGACCTGTACGCCGCGATGGTCGCCGACACCGGAGACACCGGCCCCGCCGCCCTCGTCGAGCCCGCCGCCGTCGCCCGCCTCAGCGTCCTCGACCCCGCCCGCACCAACCGCTCCACCCCCAAGGAGATCGCCACCCTCCTCAGCGCCATCTGGCGCGACGAAGTGTGCGCCGGACCCTGGGGCGAGGAACTCCGCGCCGTCCTCGGCGTCCAGACCTGGAGCCACCGCCTCGCCTCCGGCTTCCCCTACGACGACGTACGCGTCAGCGGCAAGACCGGCACCCTGCCCACGCTGCGCCACGAAGCCGCAGTCGTCGAATACCCCGACGGCGGGCGCTACGCCATCGCCGTCTTCACCCGCGCCGCGTCCACGGCGGCGACGCTCCCGGCGGCCGATGCGGCGGTCGGGCGGGCCGCGCGGATCGCGGTCGACGCACTACGAAGCCGGTCAGGCACCGCATGA
- a CDS encoding LysR family transcriptional regulator, whose amino-acid sequence MDLLLHLRYFRTVAEEQHFGRAAERLRVAQPSLSQRIQRLERELGVRLFDRGRTGATLTPAGRLVLAETDPLLDAADRLRTLVGRVQGGAAGTLRAAVPPQLGGATIAALLTAYRDRSPGGELDLRELSTAEQTAELTAGTLDAGIVRHPCPATGLGFGPQLHQPLGALIADDDPLAQHPEIDVRQLNGRELVLFPRASAPALHDETLTACTRHGCTPTAVREVAGLEFTRALVLSGTHVTALLPKPPPEPGTTWRPLHANPLTWRTSTAWPAGRDGPAVRLFTEAAHDVLRDHAGLIPTAPGRRLFPRPASEFPL is encoded by the coding sequence ATGGACCTGCTGCTGCACCTCAGGTACTTCCGCACCGTCGCCGAGGAACAACACTTCGGCCGCGCCGCCGAACGCCTGCGCGTCGCGCAGCCCTCCCTCTCCCAGCGCATCCAGCGCCTGGAACGCGAACTCGGCGTCCGCCTCTTCGACCGCGGCCGCACCGGCGCCACCCTCACCCCCGCCGGACGCCTCGTCCTCGCCGAGACCGACCCCCTCCTCGACGCCGCCGACCGCCTGCGCACCCTCGTCGGCCGCGTCCAGGGCGGCGCCGCGGGCACCCTGCGCGCCGCCGTCCCACCCCAGCTCGGCGGCGCCACCATCGCCGCCCTCCTCACCGCCTACCGCGACCGCAGCCCCGGCGGCGAACTCGACCTCCGCGAACTCAGCACCGCCGAGCAGACCGCCGAACTCACCGCCGGAACCCTCGATGCCGGCATCGTCCGCCACCCCTGCCCCGCCACCGGCCTCGGCTTCGGCCCCCAACTCCACCAGCCGCTCGGCGCCCTCATCGCCGACGACGACCCCCTCGCCCAGCACCCCGAGATCGACGTACGCCAGCTCAACGGCCGCGAACTCGTCCTCTTCCCCCGCGCGAGCGCCCCCGCCCTCCACGACGAAACCCTCACCGCCTGCACCCGCCACGGCTGCACCCCCACCGCGGTACGCGAAGTCGCCGGCCTCGAATTCACCCGCGCCCTCGTCCTGTCCGGCACCCACGTCACAGCCCTCCTGCCCAAGCCGCCGCCCGAACCCGGCACCACCTGGCGCCCCCTGCACGCCAACCCCCTCACCTGGCGCACCTCCACCGCCTGGCCCGCCGGACGCGACGGACCCGCCGTCCGCCTGTTCACCGAAGCCGCCCACGACGTCCTGCGCGACCACGCCGGACTCATCCCCACCGCCCCCGGGCGGCGCCTGTTCCCCCGCCCCGCATCGGAGTTCCCGCTGTGA
- the pth gene encoding aminoacyl-tRNA hydrolase: MTTDANAPWLIVGLGNPGPEYAANRHNVGFMVADLLAERIGGRFKAHKSRAQVVEGRIGPPGPFNRRVVLAKPMSYMNLSGGPVTALRDFYKVPVANIVAVHDELDIDYGVLRLKLGGGDNGHNGLKSITKSLGADYHRVRFGIGRPPGRMQVADFVLKDFSSAERKELGYLVDRAADAVEALVIEGLERAQSTYNS, encoded by the coding sequence ATGACGACCGACGCGAACGCCCCCTGGCTGATCGTGGGCCTGGGCAATCCGGGTCCGGAGTACGCCGCGAACCGGCACAACGTCGGGTTCATGGTGGCCGATCTGCTCGCGGAGCGCATCGGCGGGAGGTTCAAGGCGCACAAGTCGCGGGCGCAGGTGGTGGAGGGGCGGATCGGTCCGCCCGGCCCCTTCAACCGGCGGGTGGTGCTCGCGAAGCCGATGTCGTACATGAACCTGTCGGGCGGCCCGGTGACGGCGCTGCGTGACTTCTACAAGGTCCCGGTCGCCAACATCGTCGCCGTCCATGACGAACTGGACATCGACTACGGGGTGTTGAGGCTGAAGCTGGGCGGTGGGGACAACGGGCACAACGGTCTGAAGTCGATCACCAAGTCGCTGGGGGCGGACTACCACCGGGTGCGGTTCGGCATCGGGCGCCCGCCGGGCCGGATGCAGGTGGCGGACTTCGTTCTGAAGGACTTCTCCTCGGCGGAGCGCAAGGAGCTGGGTTACTTGGTGGACCGGGCGGCGGACGCGGTGGAGGCGCTGGTCATCGAGGGCCTGGAGCGGGCCCAGTCGACGTACAACTCCTGA